The Garra rufa chromosome 20, GarRuf1.0, whole genome shotgun sequence genome contains the following window.
AAAAGTATTAACTCTTTTTTTTCCTCTACAAGACTGTAAGTACACATAAGGTGTGCCATTTAGGATGAAGCCGAAATCTTATGTGAATGTATGTCATTCATTTCTCAAATGTCATCACATTCTCAATGTAGTGCTACTTTAAAGCCTACTATAGTTCAGATCCCTAAATACACTgtagttttaaaggggtcatcagatgcaaaaattcacttttacatattGTTTTGCACAAGCTCCTCCCACTCCTGCTGACTGACATTGGTGTTTTAGCAAGTTTGAGCTTTAAACAGTAAGTTTAAACACCATTGTTTCAACACCAGAGCAGTAAACAACAATGCCTcctaagcgattgaggtgttttattgttggatgtaataatgaacatagcagtcgtcatttactcccgacatctgagctgcggAAGACTCAAAGTATTACTTGTTTTTGATGGGAATGTGCCCTCTGTTTTGCCGAAATGCATCTATGTTTATGCAGAGCATTTGTAATCCAGCTTTACCTACAGAAAAAGTGAGTATAcgtttttttaagaatttttgcaaatcgcctttcttaataatgtgctagttagtaAGTTCCGCAACGAATGCGGCTAAAGTTTAagtcttaaggtgcgttcacaccggacgcaaatgaagcggcaagcgcgagtgatttacatgttaagtcaatgcaaagacgcgaatagccatcctgtggcgcgaaacgcgcgaatgaggcggcgcgaaacgcacgaatagcgcgaatgaagcggcgcgcattgagtgTTTCAAGCGATTGAAAATCTGAACTTTgccgaaaatccgcgccgcgttaaccaatcaggagcttgctctagtagtgacagaggcagaaatccgaaacaacaatggaggacaaaatcaccgttgctgtctgtggttactcggagctgtacgatacatctttggacttttgtagaaacaggaataaaaaggctcttgctaggaagaaagtgagtgaagaggtcggacaatctggttagttttaaaaaacgctctttactcaatttgacctacatatacatacatattgactacaagcaagctaaagctggcaaattgagctcattcacctattttacaactactttcccgctgactagtggcagaagcccctcccatgacgtgaattcgcgtctgttgtgaagaaaatgtcacgcgcgaatgacgcaaattttaccgcgcgaatggcgcgagtaaactcaaatgttcaagcgttcaactacgcgcgaatagcgcgttttttccgctcaagtcgcgtccggtgtgaacgcaccattagagaGAACCACTCATGACCCcatggaagagaggggcggggtgcgcaaaaatcatttgcatttaaaggaacatgcaccGAAACGGCTCGCAGTGAGCAGAGCTGTTTTTAACACTACCACTGAGAAATCTTAACctaagtatgttatagacttttcatcaAGACTCAAGAATtgtatcaacttgtggaaaatgggcatctgatgacccctttaaggcttTCAGCTAGTAATCTTCTTTTTGGGGAGGAAGGCACTAGTGATTTGGTTCATCACCACTAAGGCGGGAAAAAGCGGGAGCAATAGGAATAAATACCAGATTGTGCCTTTCACCGATGCCTGAAACCAGTCTGTAAACATGGCTGACACGACCGTGACGGTAGCCAGCAGGTAGGCCACCAGACCGCAGGTGGCATGATATAGTCTCAACCGAGGAAATGAGTGATTGCTGATGAGTTTGGGAAAGAGGAGGAAGACACCACAGATCGCCTGCAGCACCGTAGCGGCCATCGTAGCGACTCCTAGCAGGCTGTGCCAGGAAGTGAAGTGCGGATGCTCCTTTATGTTCTTGCTGGCCACCATGAAGCCGAATCCTGTAGCTCCAAACACCAGCAGCAGAGCCTGGAAGAACCAGTGCAGACGGACCTTCCACTTACGAGATTTGAAGCAGAACGGGCTGCCTTCGGCGGAGAAAAGCAGGATTCCTTCTGTCATGCACAGGCAAAACTAAAACAGAAGAGAGAATTAGTAAAgctttgtaatattttaatttcacATCTGTCAGCACTTGCATACTTAGTATGAAATATGTAtactttgttcaaaagtttggaatggatttttttgtcttaatcttttatttattaatcatttGGGTTGCATTTATTGAGTCAaacaaacacagtaaaaacagtaatgttgtgaaatattattactttgtaaaacttttataaaatgtattcctgtgatacaacgctgaattttcagcatcattacttcagtgtcacaagatccttaagaaatcactctaatatactGATTCGCTGCTCAAGAAGGATGGATTTCTTATTATTCTGAAtgttaaaaagtcattttttaatcatcaaagcatctttgctaaacaaaagcattcattagtttgaaaaggggaaaaaaaggtCATCACATTATTAGTGCAGAATGTTATCTTTGTCATTAAGGTGAATGTAATCAGATTCCCACAGTAAAGCAGCTGAGGCTGATTCCACTGTCTTTGTGTTTCACCACACTCCATTCATTATTTACAAAAGACATATTTTATTCATTCCCTCTAAGACTGAACATCACAGAGACACAATGCATTATTAAAAACTCCAGTAGTGATTATAATAAAACATCGTTTTATTAACCTATGGCTGAAAATATGAtgcattttataacattttattgtgTATATACATACTTGTTTAAAAACTTACCCCAAGTGACATGCAAACAGGATGCCATGAGAAGAGGCCTGAAAGTAATCAACACAGAAGATAAGAAAAATATCACAGTAccttgatatacactaccagtcaaaattatggacagtaagattttaagttttttttttgttttttttttcataagtcTCTTCTgtgcaccaagcctgcatttatttggtccaaagtacagcaaaaagtcaaattttgaaatatttttactatttaaaataactgttttctatttaaatatattttgaattgtaatttattcctgtggttttaaagctgaatttttagcatcattactccagtcacatgatccttcagaaatctttataatattcagatttgctgctcaaaaaacatttattattataatgttgaaaacaggtttctttgatgaatagaaagttcagaagaacagcatttatctgaaacagaaatcttttgtctttatcatcactttttgtcaatttaaagcatccttgataaataaaagtattaatttcaatagTTTCTTAGACTGacctcaagcttttgaatggtataatgtcaacaaaagctttttatttagaTAAAAGTGTTTCTTCAGccggaaatcagcatattagaactatttctgaaggatcatggacactgaagactggagtaatgatgctgaaaatgttgcaTTGTATCACgagaataaattacgttttaaaatatattcaaacagaaaacagttcttttaaatagtaaatatatttccaaattttacagtttttgctgtactttggatcaaataaatgcaggcttggtgagcagaagagacattaaacattaaaatctcactgtgcaaaaacttttgactggtagtgaaaaGTATAAAATTGCTCTTGTACTCTTGCAAAACATGCTACTGTCATGGTAATGTCTAAAAACAAAGGTGCTACTTGTTTTGTTGTAGAAATGACTACTTTTGAAGTAAAAATGACAAGGCCCTTTCACTTCTATACACTCATATTCATAAATCATCGTAGGCCTTTATACTACTAATCTGTCAAGGATTGTATGTACACCACAACATTACCATCTGATACCATCACTATGGTACTTTCTGTATAGGAAACAGCTAAAACTGGCATCGTATATCTATTtgcatgtacagtcaaaccaaaacttattcagacaccttcaacatttctcacatgatcacagtttatttgctatagtttagaaaatggtaataaaatgtgaGAAGAGCtcggagttaaactgtgtcagaaaaaATCATCTTTATAACTTTGATAGAATTGGAACAACTgttaatatgacaatatttacacaactataaaTTATTTGCTGACCAATTAGCAAGCAATGttttttgttcagtctgtggtgtaaaaagatcACATTAGCAATAAAGAacaaacacttaagcaaaacatggtcaggtcaaagtgtctgaataaagtTTGGTCCCAATTTTTTATGTttcactggtagtccactgtatgaagaattttcgggtatgtcacagtttactttattttgctattacTCGCTGAACTATATTGCCCTGTTGTcctggtttgactgtacatacagatataaaaatgtcaaaagaaGTGAAATAACTCACTTGTTCCTGGTCTGGACAGTATAGATGTGAGAATGACCAGGCCGACTGAAATGATGTGCGCAGCGACCACAGCCAATCTGCGCAGCCACACATAGAGCCAATACTCCCGCATCCCGAGCCCCTCTCCCACCGCACAGTACTCCACATCCGACGACGAGCGCATCCCTCTCGCCATTCCTTGGGGTTTATTCGCAACTCAGAATTTTACATGTACACCTTAAACTAACTTACCCATAAGAAAAAGTATCTCAAGTGACATTCAGACTAAGCTTCACAAAACCTGGTTTTTAGATCCAAAACACGTACAATTTCAACTTATGAACTCTCTAGGTTTTGAAATGAAACTTGCGCTAGGAAGGTTGTAATCGCTGTTGGGTGCCATTTTCGTGTTGGTGACAGCAATACTTGGAAATGCATTTCCTGGATAGGAATCCTACTACGGTGAAGGATTGTCTCGTTTAATATTCAGGAGCCATGCAGTTTGCGATTGGAAGGTTACCAAGCAACGCGAGCACGACGATATTAATATTCAAAAGCCAAGAGTTCGCCATTGGTCGAAGAGCCGAGAAACGTCAGCACTGCCTTTTTAATATTCAAGACTAATGCGATACCTAACTTTAATCTACTTAATTATGTATGAGCTACGCTTTTGCTAGTGTAGGAGCGTATGAGCAAGACATTTGAAAGTAGGAAAAACACAGCAGGGAGCCATGTAATGATGAACAGGTGACCCGTTTTAACACACAAAACCAACTTTTGCAATTAGAAGTGTTTCACACCTTTGACAAACAAATTTCTATTATTTTTCCAGTTTTCCAGTTATTAAGGAATAAGTTCTTTTTTAAAAGGCATCCACCCTTTTCCTCCCGTAAGAGTGGAGCTATTTTTAGCTTTACAAAAGAGCTCCTTGTtagcaaactggtgtgtcttaccacattattttactgtgttctcaattatgagcacactggtttgtagtgcaaacagttttacacgTTGTTGATATTCTCCTTATTTCCCTATAGAAGCTAATGAATCGGAAGTTTTACCCATAAGCTTCAGCGTTAAAGATAAAAGTATCTAGCAAGCAATTTTTAAAAAACAGAGCAAAACACCACAAAAATGCACACCACTTTTATGAGTCTATAGTTTAACAAAGCATTGATTGAAATACTGTTTTTTGCCAGTTTCACATACTTTTGAGGGTTTTTAAAAA
Protein-coding sequences here:
- the cyb561d1 gene encoding probable transmembrane reductase CYB561D1, with the translated sequence MARGMRSSSDVEYCAVGEGLGMREYWLYVWLRRLAVVAAHIISVGLVILTSILSRPGTSLFSWHPVCMSLGFCLCMTEGILLFSAEGSPFCFKSRKWKVRLHWFFQALLLVFGATGFGFMVASKNIKEHPHFTSWHSLLGVATMAATVLQAICGVFLLFPKLISNHSFPRLRLYHATCGLVAYLLATVTVVSAMFTDWFQASVKGTIWYLFLLLPLFPALVVMNQITSAFLPKKKITS